Below is a window of Micromonospora chersina DNA.
GCGATCATGACCGTCGACGACCCGGCCACCTCGGTGGTCGACTTCGAGGTCGCCACCGTCGTGGTCGCCTCGGCCGCGGTCTCCGCCCCGGCCTACTCCTTCTCCACCGAGGGTTCGGTCGAGCGGAACAGCTTCACCTCGTACTTCGTGACGGTCCCGGAGGGCGCGGGCGCGCTCCAGGTCAACCTCTCCGGCATCGCCACCGGCTCGCAGACCCGGTTCATCGCCTTCAACCCGTACGGCGTGCCGGTCGAGAGCACCGCGAGCACCGGCTGCTACACCAACTTCTCCGACGCCGCCGCCTGCAAGCCGCAGGAGCGGGACTACCAGAACCCGCTGCCGGGCGTCTGGGAGATCGAGGTGGAGGCCCGGCGTACCTCGCCGACGCTGGACAACCCGTTCCAGTTGCAGGCGCGGGTGCAGGGCGTCAAGGTCGAGCCGGCCGTGGTCGAGCTGCCGTCGGTGACCGCCGGCACCCCGACCGAGGTGAGCTGGGGCCTGACCAACGTCTTCGGCCCGGTGCAGGTGACCGGCGTCGGCGGCCCGCTGGCCAGCGTGCACGCCGAGCGGCCGAGCATCGCCCAGGGCGCCCGCCAGGAGTACACGGTGGACGTCCCGGCGGGGGCCACCTCGTTCACCGCGCGGATCGGCAACCCGTCCGACCTGAGCGCCGACCTGGACCTGTCGGTCTTCCTCGGCGCGACCCGGGTGGGCCAGTCGGCCGACGGTGACTCGGAGGAGGCGGTCACCCTGTCCAACCCGGCCGCCGGCACCTACCGGGTGGTCGTGGACGGCTACGCGATGAGCGACCCGACCACCGCGTACGACTACCGCGACTCCTTCGCCGCCCCGGCGCTGGGTTCGCTCTCGGCCCCCAGCACCCCGCTGGCCCTGGCCAACGGCGCCACCGCCACCCTGACCGGCACGGTGACCGCCCAGGCCACCCCGGCCGCCGGCCGGGAGCTCTACGGTGACCTGGCCGTGACCACCACGGAGGGCGCGGTCGTCGGCCGCGGCTCGGTGGAGGTCGGCGCGGTCAGCTGACCCGCTGAGTCCAGAAGCCCCGCCCCTCGTCCGGGGGGCGGGGCTTCGCCGTTTCCCGGGGTGCGCTCAGGCGCGGCGGGCGGATTCGACGACGAACGGGGTGCCCTGCTGGCAGGTGGTCATCATGCCGGGCTCCGCGTGGCCGGTGACCTCCACCCGGGCGCCGGGCGTGAGCACGTCGCGCGGGCCGCCGATCAGCAGGTGGTCGTCGATCAGCAGGCAGTTCGGCTCGACGCCGGCGCGGATCGTGCCGGTGAGCGTGGTGGCGCCGGGGCCGGGCGGCTTCGACGGGCCGCCCTTCCAGGTGGGATCCGGGCGGCTGGGGCCGATGCTCGGGCCGGTGCTGGGGCCGGGGTCGGGCTGGCTGGTCACCGGGGTGGCTCCCGTCGGGGTGTGGCCGGCGGGCTCGGCGCCCGGGCCGGCGCAGGCGGTCAGCGCCGCGCCGGCGAGCAGGGCGACGAGCGCTGTCCGAGGAGTCTTCATGAGCGCTTGGACGTGGCGGGCGGTCGTTTCGTTCCGGCCGGTCAGCCGCGGGCCGCCGCGGCCTTCAGGTCCCGCTTGAGCTCCTGCGGCAGCGAGAAGGTCAGCCGCTCGTTGGCGGTGGTGATCTCCTCGACGTCGGCGAAGCCGCGCTCGGCCAGGTGCGCGAGGACCTGCTGGACCAGCTCGTCCGGCACGCTGGCGCCCGAGGTCAACCCCACGGTGCGGGCCCCCGCCAGCCAGGCGTCGTCGATCTCGTGGGCGAAGTCGACCAGGTATCCGGCTCGGGCGCCGGCGTCCAGCGCCACCTCGACCAGGCGGACCGAGTTCGAGGAGTTCCGCGAGCCCACCACGATCACCACGTCGCAGTCCGGGGCGATCTCCTTAACCACGTGCTGGCGGTTGGAGGTGGCGTAGCAGATGTCGTCGCTGGGCGGCGACTGGAGCAGCGGCAGCCGCTGCTTGAGCCGGGCCACGGTCTCCAGGGTCTCGTCGACCGAGAGGGTGGTCTGGGAGAGCCAGACAACCTTCTCGGGGTCGCGCACGGTCACCTTGTCGACGCCGTCCGGGCCGTCCACGAGCTGGATGTGCGCGGGCGCCTCACCGGCGGTGCCGATGACCTCCTCGTGCCCCTCGTGGCCGATGAGCAGGATGTCGTAGTCCTCGGCGGCGAACCGCCGGGCCTCCTGGTGCACCTTGGTGACGAGCGGGCACGTCGCGTCGATCGCCTTGAGCGAGCGCACCTTGGCCTGCTCGTAGACCTCGGGGGCCACGCCGTGGGCGGAGAAGATGACGGTGGCGCCCTCCGGCACCTCCTCGTTCTCCTCCACGAAGATCGCGCCCTTGGCCTCCAGCGTCTGCACCACGTGCTTGTTGTGCACGATCTGCTTGCGGACGTAGATCGGCGCGCCGTAGAGCTTCAGCGCCTCCTCGACGGTCTGCACCGCCCGGTCCACGCCCGCGCAGTAGCCGCGGGGCTTGGCCAGGAGCACGCGCTTGCCGGTCCGGGAAGTCTCAGCCTCAGTCACCCGACCATCGTACGTGCCGGCTCCCGGCCGGCCCGTCGATCATGAGGTGGCCGGCGGTCACGGAGATCGACATCACCGTCAACCGCATGATCGACGCGGGGTCGGTCGGGGGTGGGGCTTAGGGTGGGCGGGTGAGCGAGGGGGAGCGGAGCACGTCCGAGGAGCCGTGGCCGGTCCGGGTGGTGAGCCAGAAGGTCGGTGCCTGGATCGCCCGCCTGGGGTGGGTCTGGGTCGACGGGCAGGTGGCGCAGATCAGCCGGCGGCCCGGGGCGAGCACCGTCTTCCTGACGCTGCGTGACCCGTCGGCGGATCTCAGCTTGACCGTCACCACCAACCGCGACGTGCTCGACGCGGGCGCGCCCGAGCTGCGCGAGGGCGCCCGGGTGGTGCTGCACGCCAAGCCCGAGTTCTACGCCGCCCGGGGCACGCTCAGCCTCCGCGCCGACGAGATCCGCCAGGTCGGGCTCGGCGAGCTGCTGGCCCGGCTGGAGAAGCTCAAGAAGCTGCTGGCCGCCGAGGGGCTCTTCGACCGGGCCCGCAAGCGCCGGCCGCCCTTCCTGCCCGGCCGCGTCGGGCTGATCACGGGCCGCGCCTCGGCCGCCGAGCGCGACGTGCTGACCAACGCCCGCCGCCGGTGGCCGGCCGTGGAGTTCCGGACGGTCAACGTGGCCGTGCAGGGGCCCAGCGCCGTGCCCGACATCGTGGGCGCGCTCAAGGTGCTCGACGCCGACCCGACGATCGACGTGATCGTCATCGCCCGCGGCGGCGGCAGCATCGAGGACCTGCTGCCCTTCTCCGACGAGGCGCTCTGCCGGGCGGTCTTCGCCTGCCGCACGCCGGTGGTCAGCGCGATCGGCCACGAGACCGACGCCCCACTGCTCGACTACGTCGCCGACGTGCGCGCCTCGACGCCTACCGACGCCGCGAAGCGGATCGTGCCCGACCTCACCGAGGAGGTGCGCCTCATCGGCCAGGCGCGGTCCCGGCTGGAGCGGGCCGTGCGCAACCTGGTCGACCGGGAGCAGCACCGGCTGGACCTGCTGCGCTCCCGCCCGGTCCTGGCCCGCCCGCAGGTGATGGTCGACCAGCGGGCCACCGACGTCGCCGCGCTGCGCGACCGGACCGGCCGCTGCCTGGACCACCGGCTGGGCGCCGCCACCGACGACCTGCGGCACACCCTGGCGCGGCTGCGCGCCCTCTCCCCCGCAGCCACCCTCGACCGCGGCTACGCCATCGTCCAGCGCGCCGACGGGCACGTGGTCCGCGCCGCGTCCGAGGTGGCCAAGGGCGACCCGCTGCGCGTACGCCTCGCCGAGGGCGAGCTGACCGCCACCGTGGACGGCTGATGGAATGGGACCCGATGACTGACACGACCAAGGACGAGCAGCTCAGCTACGAGCAGGCCCGGGGCGAGCTGGCCTCGGTGGTCGAGCGGCTGGAGGCGGGCGGCACCTCGCTGGAGGAGTCACTGGCGCTCTGGGAGCGCGGCGAGCAGCTCGCCGGGATCTGCCAGCGCTGGCTGGACGGCGCCCGGGCCCGCATCGACGCCGCCCGGCAGCGCGCCGAGGACTGAGCGGCGGGACGGCCGGAGCCGTCCCGCCGGCACGCTCAGTTGAACAGGTTGTAGAACTCCGGCGGCGCCTCGACGACCTGGTCGGCCGGGGGCTTCTGCGCGGCGGTGGCGCTGCCGTAGTCCGAGTAGGTGATCTTCAGGTCCTGCGCGGCGCTCTGGCCGGCGGCCGGGATCTGCAGCACCAGCTCGCTGAGCCGGCCCTGCGTGTCGACCTTGGCGGTGAACGGCACCGACTGGGCCTGCGCGCCGAGCGCGGTGATCACGGCCGGGTCGAGCGAGCCCGCCTCGGCCGCCTTCGACACGTCGACGGTGCCCGCGTACGCGCCGTCGCCGGTCTTCCGCACCTCGGTGACGCCCTGGGTCAGCACCGCGCTGCCGGCGGGGTCGACCTTGTCGAAGTCGAAGCCGAGCGCCCGGTTGCCCTTGATCCGGGTCTGGTCGAGGTGCTGGTACTTGCCGAGGTTGAGGTTCTTGAGCCCCGGCACGCTGGCGGCGGCCTTGCCGCCCAGTTCCAGCTTGACCCAGCTGTCCGGCTTGGCGTGGATCAGGTCCAGCTTCATCATCAGGTCCGACGACGGGTCGCCGATCGTCATCCGCATCTCGGCGCTCTGGCTGGGCTCGTGCACCTGCCCCTCGGCGGTGGAGCCCGCGCCGGACATGGTGAACCGGAAGTTCCCGTCGCGGATCGCGTTGGTGGAGTCCAGCAGGGCCTGCTTGGCGTCGCCGGCGGGCGTGCCGCTCGGTGCGATGCTGCCGGAGGCGGCCGGGGTCGCGGAGGCCCCCGCTCCGGCGGTGCCGGTGTCGTTGCAGGCAGCCAGGCCGGGAATGAGCAGCGCCGCGGCGAACGCGGTGGCGCTGAAGCGTCGAATCTTCACGTCAACCTCTCCAGGTGGGTCGTCCGGCCCACGGAGGTGCCGGAGTCGGGCGCCGCAGCCCGGACGCCGGCTCCGGCGCACGAGCCCGATCCAGCCGGTGGTCGGCCCCGGCGGGCTCGTGCCCCCTTCTGTTCCCTGAAGCGGTGTTCCGCAATCCCTGTCCGGTGCGCGACGGCACCGGAGGCGGCGGTCGGGGACGGCGCGAGCCGTCCCCGACCGCCGGAGGATCAGCCCTTGAACATCTCGTAGACGCTGGCGGGTGCCTCGACGACCTGGGCGGCCGGCGGGGTCTGCACCGGGGTGGCGGTGCCGTACTCGGCGTAGGTGACGGTCACGGTCTGCGCCTCGGCGGCGCCGGCGGCCGGCACCTCCACGGCGAACTCGGTGAGCCGGCCCTGCGCGTCGAGCTTGGCGGTGAACGGCACGGCGGTGGCCTTGGTGCCGAGGGCCTTGACGGTGTCGGCGTCGAGCAGGTCCGAGTCGGCGGCCTTGCTGGCGTCGAGGGTGCCCTCGTAGGTGCCCTCGCCCGTCTTCCTGACGTCGGTGATGGCCTTGATCATCTTGTCGCTGCCGGCCGGGTCCACGTCGCTGAAGTCGAAGTTCAGCTCCTTGGCGTCCTTGATCCGGGTGCGGTCCAGGTGCTGGTACTTGCCCTTGGTCGCCTTGAAGCCCGGGATGGCGTCGGCCATCGCGCCGTCCAGGTCGAGCTTGAGCCAGCTGTCGGTGTCGATGAACACCAGGTGCATGGTCATGGAGAAGTCCTCGGCGGCGGACGCGCCGCTGGACATCTTCATCTCGGCGCTCTTGGACGGCATGTGCACCTTGCCGTCGCCGTTGAACTCGCCACCCTTGATGGCGAAGCTGAAGTTGCCCTTCTGGATCTCCTTGGTGGAGGCGGCGAGCGCCTCCTTCGGGTCCGCGGGCACCGCCGGGGCGGTGGACTTGCTGTCGGCGGTCGGCGAGTCGGCCTCGGTCTTGCAGGCGGCCAGACCGGGGACGAACAGGGCGGCGGCGAGGACGCCGACGCTCCACCGTCGAATGTTCACGGGTATCTCTTTCCGGTTGCTGTCCGGGACGCGTCACGCGTACCGGTTTGTCGGGCCCGGGCAGAGTAGCGGACCGCCGCCGGCCCCGGGGGGGCAGCGGCGGCGGGGGCGGTCAGCGCAGCGCGGTGGCCAGCTCGCGCAGCTCCGACTCCCGGGCGTCGCCCACGACGATCACCGTGCGGTTCGGCTCCAGCAGGACGAGGGCCTGCTCGTTGCCCCGGGCGGTGTAGCGCTGCCAGCTCACCCCGCCGGGCAGTTCGGCCGGACCCTGCGGCTGGCCGCCGCTCAGCTCGGCCGGCAGCAGCTTCTCCGCCGGCACGTTGCTCTCCACGAGCTGCGCGCCCCGGCCCTCCGGGGTCAGGTAGCCGATGCGCAGCGTGCCGCCGCCGGGCTCGGTCTGGAAGCGGGCGCTGACCGTACGCCAGTCGGAGCCCAGGTCCCGCGGCTGCGCGACCGGGAAGGCATTGGTCGCGCGGGCCTGCTCGACGGCGGGCGCGGGGTCGACGGTGACCGGCGAGTCCCCGCCGAGGAAACCCCGGTAGAAGGCGATGAGCAGGGCGATCGGGACCAGCAGGACCAGCAGCGAGAGCGCCATGTCCTTCGGCGACCGCTCGGACCGGGCCTTCTCCTTCCGGGCGGGCGGGGCGGGGTGCTCGCCCGCGTCCACCGCCGGCACGGGCCCGGTCGGCTCGACCAGGGCCGGCTCCCCGGCCGGCGGGGTCGCCCCGGCGGTCGGTCGCACCGGCGGCTGGCCGTCCGGCGGGGTGGCGTCGGTCGGTGCGCGGTCGGCAGGCTGTGCGGGTTCCACACGGCCATTCTCGCAGCCGTCCGAGTGACGTGATCCTGGCCTCCTCCGCCCCGCTCCGGCGGCGAACCTGAGATCGTGTGAGGATCAGCGACAAAACCGGCGGCGGCGACGGCCGCATCCCGCCGGTCCACCCCGCAACGTCGCGAGGAGGAAGCCGTGATGACAACCACCAGGACGCGGACCCCGCAGGATCTCGACCGTAACCTCGCCCTCGATCTCGTCCGGGTCACCGAGGCCGCGGCCATGGCCGCCGGTCGCTGGGTCGGCCGGGGCGACAAGGAGGGCGGTGACGGGGCCGCCGTCGACGCCATGCGCAAGCTCATCAACTCGATCCCGATGCGCGGTGTCGTGGTGATCGGCGAGGGCGAGAAGGACAACGCCCCGATGCTCTTCAACGGCGAGGAGGTCGGCGACGGGACGGGTCCCGAGGTGGACGTGGCGGTCGACCCGATCGACGGCACCACCCTGATGAGCAAGGGCATGCCGAACGCGCTCGCCGTGCTCGCGGTGGCCGAGCGGGGCGCCATGTTCGACCCGAGCGCCGTCTTCTACATGGAGAAGCTCGCCGTCGGCCCGATGTACGCGGACGTGGTCGACATCAACGCCGGCGTGGCCGAGAACATCCGCCGGATCGCCAAGGTCAAGGGCACCGACCCGGCCGAGGTGACGGTCTGCGTGCTGGACCGGTCGCGCCACGACGACCTGGTGAAGCAGATCCGGCGCACCGGGGCGGGCATCCGGTTCATCTCCGACGGGGACATCGCCGGCGCCATCGCGGCGGCCCGGGGCGAGTCGGACGTCGACGTGCTCATGGGCATCGGCGGCACCCCGGAGGGCATCACCGCGGCCTGCGCACTGAAGTGCATGGGCGGCATGATGCAGGCCAAGCTCTGGCCCAAGGACGCCGAGGAGCGGGAGAAGGCGCTGGCCGCCGGGCACGACCTGGACCGGGTGCTCTTCACCGACGACCTGGTCACCGGCGACAACTGCTTCTTCGTGGCCACCGGCGTCACCTCCGGTGACCTGCTGCGCGGCGTGCGCTACCGGGCGGGCGGGGCGTACACCCAGTCGATCGTGATGCGGTCCAAGAGCGGCACGATCCGGGTGATCGACTCGTACCACCGGCTGGAGAAGCTGGCGCTCTACTCGGCTGTCGACTTCGACGGGCGTCCCCTGGCCGAGCAGGAGTGACCGCGACCGGGACGGCGGCGCCCCCGACGCTGTCGACCACGCGGCGGATCGCCGGCACCGGGCTGGCCACCGCCTCGGGGGTCGCGGTGGCCGTCCAGTCCCGGATCAACGGTGAACTCGGCGTACGGCTGGCCGACGGCATCGCCGCCGCCGTGGTCTCGTTCGGCGTGGGCCTGCTGGTGCTGCTCGTGCTGGTCCCCGCCACCCCCGGTGGCCGGCGTGGGCTGGCGGCCCTGCGGGCCGCGCTCCGGGACGGCTCGCTGCGCCCGTGGCAGTGCCTCGGCGGGGTCTGCGGCGCCTTCCTGGTCGCCACCCAGGGGCTGACCATCGGCACCCTCGGCGTGGCGGTGTTCACGGTCGCCGTGGTGGCCGGTCAGACCGGCAGCAGCCTGCTTGTCGACCGGGCCGGCGTCGGCCCGACCGGCCGGCAGCCGGTCACCCCGAACCGGCTGGTCGGCGCGGTGCTGACCGTGCTGGCCGTGCTGCTGGCGGTGGGCGACCGGCTCGGCGACCCGGGCGCCCTGGCGCTGGCCCTGCTGCCGCTGGCCGCCGGGGTGGGCATCGCCTGGCAGCAGGCGGTCAACGGCCGGGTCCGGGGGGCGGCCGGCAGCGCCATGACCGCCACCCTCGTCAACTTCACCGTCGGGACGGTGGCGCTGCTCGCCACCTTCGCGGTGGAGGTCGCCGTCCGGGGCCGCCCGGCCGGGAGTTTCCCCGCCGAGCCATGGCTCTACGTGGGCGGCCCCATCGGCATCGTGTTCATCGCTCTGGCCGCCGCCATCGTCCGGTTCACCGGCGTGCTGCTGCTCGGCCTGGCCACCATCGCCGGGCAGGTCGTGGGGGCCGTCCTGCTGGACGTGCTGCTGCCCACCGCCGCCTCCCACCCGACGCCGACGACCCTGCTGGGGGCGGGGCTGACCCTGGTCGCGGTGCTGGTCGCCGCCCTCGGTCCGCCCCCGCGGCCGGTCATCCGCGCAGCGCCGCCACCGTCTCCTTGACCACCCGGTCCAGCGGCGTCGCCTCGACGCCGAGGGTGGCGGTGGCGGCTGTCGAGTCCAGCAGGTACGGCCGGTCGAACTGGTAGGCGGTCTCCCGCAGTTCCCGGGCGAACGGGTTGGCCAGCCCGGCGACCCAGAGCAGCGGGTACGGCATCCGGATGAGCCGCGGCGCGGGCGCACCGACCAGGGCCGCCGCCCGACCGGCCAGGTCCCGCATCGACACGGCGGGGGCGCTGGGCACGTGCCAGGCCCGCCCCCAGGCCCGCTCGTCGGTCGCGGCGGCCACGAGGGTACGGGCGACGTCGGGAATGTACGTCCAGGTGTGCGGGGCGTCCCAGTCGACCGGCAGGAACACCCGCTGCCCGGCGAGCACCTGGGGCAGCACCATCATGGCCAGCGAGGTGCCGTCCGCACCGACGTAGTCGGAGCCGCGTACCTCGGTGATCCGGGCCCGGCCCGCCCGGTGCGCGGCCAGCGCGTCGGCCCACATCCGGTTGCGTACCCGCCCCTTGGTGCCGGTGGCGGCCAGCGGGGTGGCTTCGGTCATCGGGGCGTCGACCGGGCCGTACCCGTAGAGGTTGCCGACGGTGGCGAGGACGGCGCCGGTCCGCTCGGCGGCGGTGAGCAGCGCGGCGGCCAGCGGCGGCCAGTCCAGCGGCCACCTGTGGTACGCCGGGTTGGCGCAGTTGTAGAGGGCCGCCGCCCCGTCGGTCAGCGCGGTCAGCCGCTCCGCGTCCGCGGCGTCGGCGGCGATCCGCTCGATCGCGGGGTGCGCGGGCCCGGTGCCACGGCGGGTCACCACGCGTACCCGCTCGCCGCGCTCGGCGAGGAGGCGGGCGGTGGCGGTGCCGACGGGTCCGGCGCCGACGATCACGTGCAGGGCCATGGGGGGCCACCCTTCGAAGCAGGAGTTCGATGTGAGAGCACCGCTCTCGCAACAGAGCATGCACCGCAACCACGCCGCCCGTCAAGAGCAGTGCTCTCTATTTTGATTGGCGCTCTCATCCGTGGCAGAGTGGGGGCATGGTCGCTCCCTCGCTCCGCGCCCGCGTCCGTGCCGGAATGATCGACGAGATCAAGGCCGTCGCCCGCCGCCACCTGGCCACCGACGGCGCGAACCTCTCGCTCCGGGCGGTCGCCCGGGACATGGGCATGGTCTCCTCGGCGATCTACCGCTACTTCCCCAGCCGCGACGACCTGCTCACCGCGCTGATCCTCGACGCGTACGAGGCGCTCGGCGACGCCGTGGAGGCGGCCGACGCCGGCACCGACCGGGCCGACCTGCGCGGGCGCTGGCACGCCGTGAGCCGGGCCGCCCGGTCCTGGGCGCTGGCCCACCCCGCCGAGTACGCCCTGCTCTACGGCAGCCCCGTCCCCGGCTACGCGGCACCGGACGACACGGTGGCGCCCGCCCAGCGCCCTCCGGTGACCCTGGTCGGCATCCTCCGCGACGGGGTGGCCGCCGGACTGCTCACCCCGTCGGGCGAGGACCTCCCCGAACCGCTGCGGTCGGACGTGGCCGAGCTGGGCGCCCTGATCGACGTGGACCTGCCGCCCGCCCTGCTGGCCCGGGGCATGGCCGGCTGGACCCAGCTCTTCGGGCTGATCAGCTTCGAGCTGTTCGGGCGGATCAACCGGATGCTGCCGCACCGCGACGAGTACTTCGACCACCAGACCGGGCTCATGGCCGACCTGATCGGCCTGCCCGCCGCCTGAGCCGGTCAGGTGCCGTCGGACGAGTGGCCGGGGAAGAGGTGCGCGGCCGGGTCGATGACGACCGCCGCGTTGTTGACGGCGGTGGCCGCCTCGCCGAAACCGGTGGCGATCAGCCGGACCTTGCCCGGGTAGTCGGTGATGTCCCCGGCCGCGAAGACCCGGGGCAGGTTGGTGGCCATCGCGCTGTCGACCACGATGTGCCGCCGGTCCAGGTTCAGCCCCCACTCGGCCAGCGGGCCCAGGTCGGCGGTGAACCCGAGCGCCGCCACCACGGTGTCCACCGGCACGGTCTCCACCGCGCCGCCGCGTACGGTCAGCTCGGCGCCGGTCACCCGGTCCTCCCCGTGCAGCCGGCTCACCTCGGCGTTGACCACGATCCGCACCGGCAGCGCACGAACCCGGTCGACGGTCGAGGCGTGCGCGCGGAACCGGTCCCGCCGGTGCACCAGGGTCACCGAGCGGGCGATCGGGGCCAGCGTCACCGCCCAGTCGAACGCCGAGTCGCCGCCACCCACGATGAGCACGTCCCGCCCGGTCAGCTCGGTCGGCTGCGGCACGAAGTAGACGATCCCGGTGCCCACGAAGCTGTCGGCCACCGGCAGCGGCCGAGGGCTGAAGCTGCCCAGCCCGCCGGTGACCAGCACCGCGCCGCAGCGCAGCTGCTCACCGCCGGCCAGCCCGAGCACCGGCCGCCCGTCCAGGTACGACAGCTTCTCGGCGCGCACCCCGAGCAGGTACTCCGGGCGGAAGGGCGCGGCCTGCGCGACCAGGTTCGCCACCAGCTCGCGCCCCTTGATGGCGGGAAACCCGGCGACGTCGAGGATGAGCTTCTCCGGGTACATGGCGGTGACCTGCCCACCCGGCTCGGGCAGCGCGTCGATCACAGCCACGGAGAGCCCGCGGAACCCCGCGTAGTAGGCGGCGAACAGCCCGGCGGGACCGGCCCCGATCACGGCGACATCGACCTCGCGCATGGCGTACCGTCCCGTCACTTCGCCAGGGATCAACGCGTGCTGATCCCGACGGTAGGCGGGCCGGTGGCCGCGGGCAAGCATGTCCCGCCGGCCGGTGGACGTGCCGTCAGGGCGACGTGACCGGAGGTGACCCGAGCGGGTCCCGCCCCGCGACCTCGGCCCGGCGACGGCGGAACAGGACCGCCGCGACGACCCCGCCGAGCAGCCCGAACAGGTGGCCCTGCCAGGAGATGCGCTCGTCGGTGGGAAGGATGCCGAGCAACTGCCAGCCGTAGAGCAGGCCGACCAGGAGCACGACGGCGAAGTTCCACCAGCTGCGCTCGACGATGCCGCGGGTGAGCAGGATGCCGAGGTAGCCGAAGATCACCCCGCTCGCGCCCACCACCACGGAGTTGGGCGAGCCGGTGAACCACACCCCCAGCCCGCTGACCAGGATGATCACCAGGGTGGACCACAGGAACCGGCGGGTGCCGGCGGCCAGCACGAAGGTGCCGAGCAGGATCAGCGGGATGCTGTTGCTGTAGAGGTGGTTCCAGCCCGCGTGCAGGAACGGCGAGAAGAACACCCCGTCCAGCCCCTGGATGCGGTGCGGGATGATGCCGGCCGTGACGTCGAGGTCGGCGCGCAGGCCGACGTCGACGGCCTCGACGAGGAACAGCACCGGCACCACCGCGCACATGGCGACGAAGGCACGGCCGAGGGAGGCGTAGAACGCCTCGGTGCCGAACCGGTGTCTGTCGCCGCCCGTCGGGCCGTCCTGCCAGGTCATCCGTCAAGAGCTATCAGCAATCGGGGCGGACCGCCACCCGGGGACGGCACGGCGACGGCGGGGCGTGCGAATCTCCGCACGCCCCGCCGTCGGTGTCCGATCAGTACCAGCCGGTGCTCTGCGAGTGCGCCCAGGCACCGCAGGGGTCGTCGTAGCGGCCCTCGATGTAGCCGAGGCCCCACTTGATCTGGGTGGCCGGGTTGGTCTTCCAGTCGTCCGCCACCGAGCCCATCTTGCTGCCCGGGAGGGCCTGCGGGATGCCGTAGGCGCCGGACCCCTCGTTGTAGGCCTTGTGGTTCCAGCCGCTCTCCTTGGTCCAGAGCTTGTCCAGACAGGGGAACTGGTCGATGCCGAAGCCCTCGTCGAGCATGATCGCGCAACCGATCTTGCGGTTGCCGCTGAAC
It encodes the following:
- a CDS encoding 4-hydroxy-3-methylbut-2-enyl diphosphate reductase, with the protein product MTEAETSRTGKRVLLAKPRGYCAGVDRAVQTVEEALKLYGAPIYVRKQIVHNKHVVQTLEAKGAIFVEENEEVPEGATVIFSAHGVAPEVYEQAKVRSLKAIDATCPLVTKVHQEARRFAAEDYDILLIGHEGHEEVIGTAGEAPAHIQLVDGPDGVDKVTVRDPEKVVWLSQTTLSVDETLETVARLKQRLPLLQSPPSDDICYATSNRQHVVKEIAPDCDVVIVVGSRNSSNSVRLVEVALDAGARAGYLVDFAHEIDDAWLAGARTVGLTSGASVPDELVQQVLAHLAERGFADVEEITTANERLTFSLPQELKRDLKAAAARG
- the glpX gene encoding class II fructose-bisphosphatase encodes the protein MTTTRTRTPQDLDRNLALDLVRVTEAAAMAAGRWVGRGDKEGGDGAAVDAMRKLINSIPMRGVVVIGEGEKDNAPMLFNGEEVGDGTGPEVDVAVDPIDGTTLMSKGMPNALAVLAVAERGAMFDPSAVFYMEKLAVGPMYADVVDINAGVAENIRRIAKVKGTDPAEVTVCVLDRSRHDDLVKQIRRTGAGIRFISDGDIAGAIAAARGESDVDVLMGIGGTPEGITAACALKCMGGMMQAKLWPKDAEEREKALAAGHDLDRVLFTDDLVTGDNCFFVATGVTSGDLLRGVRYRAGGAYTQSIVMRSKSGTIRVIDSYHRLEKLALYSAVDFDGRPLAEQE
- a CDS encoding NAD(P)/FAD-dependent oxidoreductase, whose protein sequence is MREVDVAVIGAGPAGLFAAYYAGFRGLSVAVIDALPEPGGQVTAMYPEKLILDVAGFPAIKGRELVANLVAQAAPFRPEYLLGVRAEKLSYLDGRPVLGLAGGEQLRCGAVLVTGGLGSFSPRPLPVADSFVGTGIVYFVPQPTELTGRDVLIVGGGDSAFDWAVTLAPIARSVTLVHRRDRFRAHASTVDRVRALPVRIVVNAEVSRLHGEDRVTGAELTVRGGAVETVPVDTVVAALGFTADLGPLAEWGLNLDRRHIVVDSAMATNLPRVFAAGDITDYPGKVRLIATGFGEAATAVNNAAVVIDPAAHLFPGHSSDGT
- a CDS encoding DUF4245 domain-containing protein, with the protein product MEPAQPADRAPTDATPPDGQPPVRPTAGATPPAGEPALVEPTGPVPAVDAGEHPAPPARKEKARSERSPKDMALSLLVLLVPIALLIAFYRGFLGGDSPVTVDPAPAVEQARATNAFPVAQPRDLGSDWRTVSARFQTEPGGGTLRIGYLTPEGRGAQLVESNVPAEKLLPAELSGGQPQGPAELPGGVSWQRYTARGNEQALVLLEPNRTVIVVGDARESELRELATALR
- the xseA gene encoding exodeoxyribonuclease VII large subunit produces the protein MSEGERSTSEEPWPVRVVSQKVGAWIARLGWVWVDGQVAQISRRPGASTVFLTLRDPSADLSLTVTTNRDVLDAGAPELREGARVVLHAKPEFYAARGTLSLRADEIRQVGLGELLARLEKLKKLLAAEGLFDRARKRRPPFLPGRVGLITGRASAAERDVLTNARRRWPAVEFRTVNVAVQGPSAVPDIVGALKVLDADPTIDVIVIARGGGSIEDLLPFSDEALCRAVFACRTPVVSAIGHETDAPLLDYVADVRASTPTDAAKRIVPDLTEEVRLIGQARSRLERAVRNLVDREQHRLDLLRSRPVLARPQVMVDQRATDVAALRDRTGRCLDHRLGAATDDLRHTLARLRALSPAATLDRGYAIVQRADGHVVRAASEVAKGDPLRVRLAEGELTATVDG
- a CDS encoding TetR/AcrR family transcriptional regulator, producing the protein MVAPSLRARVRAGMIDEIKAVARRHLATDGANLSLRAVARDMGMVSSAIYRYFPSRDDLLTALILDAYEALGDAVEAADAGTDRADLRGRWHAVSRAARSWALAHPAEYALLYGSPVPGYAAPDDTVAPAQRPPVTLVGILRDGVAAGLLTPSGEDLPEPLRSDVAELGALIDVDLPPALLARGMAGWTQLFGLISFELFGRINRMLPHRDEYFDHQTGLMADLIGLPAA
- a CDS encoding exodeoxyribonuclease VII small subunit; the protein is MTDTTKDEQLSYEQARGELASVVERLEAGGTSLEESLALWERGEQLAGICQRWLDGARARIDAARQRAED
- a CDS encoding DMT family transporter; this translates as MTATGTAAPPTLSTTRRIAGTGLATASGVAVAVQSRINGELGVRLADGIAAAVVSFGVGLLVLLVLVPATPGGRRGLAALRAALRDGSLRPWQCLGGVCGAFLVATQGLTIGTLGVAVFTVAVVAGQTGSSLLVDRAGVGPTGRQPVTPNRLVGAVLTVLAVLLAVGDRLGDPGALALALLPLAAGVGIAWQQAVNGRVRGAAGSAMTATLVNFTVGTVALLATFAVEVAVRGRPAGSFPAEPWLYVGGPIGIVFIALAAAIVRFTGVLLLGLATIAGQVVGAVLLDVLLPTAASHPTPTTLLGAGLTLVAVLVAALGPPPRPVIRAAPPPSP
- a CDS encoding NAD-dependent epimerase/dehydratase family protein, with amino-acid sequence MALHVIVGAGPVGTATARLLAERGERVRVVTRRGTGPAHPAIERIAADAADAERLTALTDGAAALYNCANPAYHRWPLDWPPLAAALLTAAERTGAVLATVGNLYGYGPVDAPMTEATPLAATGTKGRVRNRMWADALAAHRAGRARITEVRGSDYVGADGTSLAMMVLPQVLAGQRVFLPVDWDAPHTWTYIPDVARTLVAAATDERAWGRAWHVPSAPAVSMRDLAGRAAALVGAPAPRLIRMPYPLLWVAGLANPFARELRETAYQFDRPYLLDSTAATATLGVEATPLDRVVKETVAALRG